In one window of Rhinopithecus roxellana isolate Shanxi Qingling chromosome 15, ASM756505v1, whole genome shotgun sequence DNA:
- the DDIAS gene encoding DNA damage-induced apoptosis suppressor protein isoform X1: protein MNRRRKFLLASVLALQNSSFIYPSCQKCFSRIILVSKRSNCPKCGCTGESGNANYRYKLSLKVAESNKLFVITVFGSCLDTFFGLTATGLHRYIQDPNKIPETLDNDTTQNLLTTAVETCFVGQSFIFGVTNFESHTGQGADASNFLQQCSDHKRKAKALVACQIVLPDPGVAGFTVIDYFCQLLQTFNFRKLQCDSHAPNNHLLSLNHSNSDLSSIYTSDNTSYFFKSCSKDTFSKFWQPSLEFTSIVSKLTDNDDFSASEQSKAFGTLQQNRNSISIAEATGSSSCHDPIQDSWSLVSYMDKKSTAEKLGKKLGLQAKELSAVHSSHHEIGVTDSNLFSLEMREPLESSNTKPFHSAVEIKNRSQHEPLCFQHHGIDTPTSLQKRSACCPPSLVILEETASNSQDGDPQIWDDLPFSESLNKFLAVLESEIAITQADVSSRKHHVDNDIDTFHADHSRLSVTPQRTTGALHTPPIALRSPQAIVKANCSKDDFLFNCKVNLSPSVEKESQPDNKVEAVSVNHNGRGTSEYFLPNPYLSALFSSSKDSETIVTLKKTIRISPPRDEILFRPSTSESDHFSLNNKYLNGCGEKSLSEMNEKLTTLCSRKYDDVSDLCKLENKQYYRWSKNQDDSFTICRKLTYPLETLCNSPNRSTNTLKEMPWGHINNNLTQSYSIGYEGSYDASADLFDDIAEEMDITTEITKKSQEVLLQRGTCLAESHPSESDFSLRSLSEDFIQPSQKLSLQSISDSRCSRTCSPTPQFQSDSEYNVENSQDFVPCSQSTPISGFHQTRIHGINRAFKKPVLYSDLDANYEKIRIFPENDKQQASPSCPKNIKTPSQKIRSPIVSGISQPEVFNPYPFAECHETDSDEWVPPTTRKIFPSDMLGFQVIGLGKCLAAHHFPDQELPRKKLKHIRQGTNKGLIKKKLKNMLTAVVMKEKTPKYNCKSSGWIFKCPDIQDLAAPQLHPILGPDSCLECCLPFSEKDPPSVCDTHSAWSPELFSQKVT, encoded by the exons GTCTAATTGTCCGAAATGTGGCTGTACTGGTGAATCTGGAAATGCCAATTACAGATACAAACTTTCCTTAAAAGTTGCAGAATCAAACAAATTGTTTGTTATTACTGTATTTGGAAGTTGCTTAGATACATTTTTTGGTCTTACTGCCACTGGTTTGCACAG GTACATTCAGGATCCTAATAAAATTCCAGAAACACTCGACAATGATACAACTCAGAATCTATTAACTACAGCCGTTGAAACTTGCTTTGTTGGACAAAGCTTTATTTTTGGAGTGACG AATTTTGAAAGCCACACTGGACAAGGTGCAGATGCCAGTAACTTCTTACAGCAATGCTCTGACCACAAAAGAAAAGCCAAAGCACTAGTGGCTTGCCAGATTGTTCTACCGGACCCAGGTGTTGCAGGCTTTACTGTCATTGACTACTTCTGTCAACTTTTGCAGACTTTTAATTTCAGGAAACTTCAGTGTGACTCTCATGCACCTAACAATCACTTACTTTCTTTAAATCACTCAAATAGTGATCTCAGCAGCATATATACTTCTGACAACACTTCTTATTTTTTCAAGTCCTGCAGCAAGGATACTTTTTCAAAATTCTGGCAGCCATCACTTGAGTTCACTTCCATTGTTTCAAAGCTAACAGATAATGATGATTTTTCAGCGTCAGAACAAAGTAAGGCCTTTGGTACTCTTCAGCAGAACAGAAATTCCATCTCCATTGCAGAGGCCACTGGTTCCAGTAGCTGCCATGATCCCATTCAGGATTCATGGAGCCTTGTTTCATATATGGATAAAAAGAGTACAGCAGAAAAGTTGGGTAAGAAACTTGGCTTACAAGCTAAGGAGCTAAGTGCAGTTCACAGCAGTCATCATGAAATTGGAGTTACTGACTctaatttattctctttggaaATGCGAGAGCCCCTTGAGTCAAGTAATACAAAACCCTTCCACAGTGCAgtggaaattaaaaataggtcccagcatgagccactatgtttCCAGCATCATGGTATAGATACCCCCACTAGCCTTCAAAAGAGGTCTGCATGTTGTCCACCTTCGTTAGTCATACTTGAAGAGACAGCCAGCAATTCCCAGGATGGCGACCCTCAAATTTGGGATGATCTGCCATTCTCTGAAAGCTTGAACAAGTTTCTGGCAGTTCTTGAAAGTGAGATTGCTATAACCCAGGCAGATGTCAGTAGTAGAAAGCATCATGTAGATAATGACATTGATACATTTCATGCAGACCACAGTAGGTTATCTGTGACTCCCCAGAGAACTACTGGAGCCCTGCATACACCACCTATAGCTTTAAGATCACCACAAGCAATAGTCAAAGCAAACTGTAGCAAAGATGACTTCCTTTTCAACTGTAAAGTAAATCTAAGTCCTAGTGTTGAAAAGGAGTCACAGCCAGATAACAAAGTAGAGGCTGTCTCTGTAAATCATAATGGAAGAGGTACATCAGAGTATTTTCTACCAAATCCTTACCTGTCAGCTCTGTTTTCATCTTCAAAAGATTCAGAAACAATAGTTACTCTTAAGAAGACTATCAGAATCTCACCACCCAGGGATGAAATTCTATTTAGGCCCAGTACTTCAGAGAGTGACCATTTTAGtctaaataacaaatatttgaatggatgtggagaaaaatcactttcagaaatgaatgaaaagttgACAACTCTATGTTCTAGGAAGTATGACGATGTCTCTGATCTttgcaaattagaaaataaacaatattatagGTGGTCCAAGAACCAAGATGACAGTTTTACAATTTGCAGGAAACTTACATATCCTTTAGAAACTCTTTGCAATAGTCCAAATAGAAGTACAAATACATTGAAAGAAATGCCTTGGGGACATATCAATAACAACTTAACGCAGAGCTATTCTATTGGTTATGAAGGTAGCTATGATGCCTCTGCTGATCTCTTTGATGATATTGCTGAAGAAATGGACATTACAACAGAGATTACCAAAAAATCACAGGAAGTTTTGTTACAACGGGGAACGTGTTTGGCAGAAAGTCATCCTTCAGAGTCTGACTTTTCACTGAGATCACTTTCTGAAGACTTCATCCAGCCTTCACAAAAATTATCCTTGCAAAGCATTTCTGACTCTAGGTGTTCAAGAACATGCTCTCCAACACCTCAATTTCAATCAGATTCAGAATATAATGTTGAAAATAGTCAAGACTTTGTTCCGTGTTCACAGTCAACTCCAATTTCAGGATTCCACCAAACAAGAATTCATGGGATAAACAGAGCTTTTAAAAAACCTGTACTTTATTCAGATCTTGATGCTAACTATGAAAAAATAAGGATTTTCCCGGAAAATGACAAACAGCAAGCCAGCCCAAGCtgtccaaaaaatataaaaacacctAGCCAGAAAATCAGAAGCCCTATTGTATCTGGTATTTCACAACCAGAAGTTTTTAATCCCTATCCTTTTGCTGAGTGCCATGAAACTGATAGTGATGAATGGGTCCCTCCTACCACACGAAAAATATTTCCTTCAGATATGCTTGGATTCCAAGTCATAGGTCTAGGGAAATGCCTTGCTGCCCATCATTTCCCTGATCAAGAGTTaccaagaaagaaactgaaacatATTAGACAAGGAACCAATAAAGGTTtaattaagaagaaattaaagaatatgcTTACAGCAGTTGTTATGAAAGAGAAAACTCCTAAATATAACTGTAAAAGTTCAGGCTGGATTTTCAAATGTCCAGACATTCAAGACTTAGCAGCACCTCAGCTGCACCCTATTCTTGGACCTGATTCTTGTTTAGAATGTTGCCTTCCGTTTTCAGAAAAAGACCCACCTTCAGTGTGTGATACTCATAGTGCTTGGTCACCTGAATTATTTTCACAAAAAGTCACCTGA
- the DDIAS gene encoding DNA damage-induced apoptosis suppressor protein isoform X2, which produces MNRRRKFLLASVLALQNSSFIYPSCQKCFSRIILVSKRSNCPKCGCTGESGNANYRYKLSLKVAESNKLFVITVFGSCLDTFFGLTATGLHRYIQDPNKIPETLDNDTTQNLLTTAVETCFVGQSFIFGVTNFESHTGQGADASNFLQQCSDHKRKAKALVACQIVLPDPGVAGFTVIDYFCQLLQTFNFRKLQCDSHAPNNHLLSLNHSNSDLSSIYTSDNTSYFFKSCSKDTFSKFWQPSLEFTSIVSKLTDNDDFSASEQSKAFGTLQQNRNSISIAEATGSSSCHDPIQDSWSLVSYMDKKSTAEKLGSYDASADLFDDIAEEMDITTEITKKSQEVLLQRGTCLAESHPSESDFSLRSLSEDFIQPSQKLSLQSISDSRCSRTCSPTPQFQSDSEYNVENSQDFVPCSQSTPISGFHQTRIHGINRAFKKPVLYSDLDANYEKIRIFPENDKQQASPSCPKNIKTPSQKIRSPIVSGISQPEVFNPYPFAECHETDSDEWVPPTTRKIFPSDMLGFQVIGLGKCLAAHHFPDQELPRKKLKHIRQGTNKGLIKKKLKNMLTAVVMKEKTPKYNCKSSGWIFKCPDIQDLAAPQLHPILGPDSCLECCLPFSEKDPPSVCDTHSAWSPELFSQKVT; this is translated from the exons GTCTAATTGTCCGAAATGTGGCTGTACTGGTGAATCTGGAAATGCCAATTACAGATACAAACTTTCCTTAAAAGTTGCAGAATCAAACAAATTGTTTGTTATTACTGTATTTGGAAGTTGCTTAGATACATTTTTTGGTCTTACTGCCACTGGTTTGCACAG GTACATTCAGGATCCTAATAAAATTCCAGAAACACTCGACAATGATACAACTCAGAATCTATTAACTACAGCCGTTGAAACTTGCTTTGTTGGACAAAGCTTTATTTTTGGAGTGACG AATTTTGAAAGCCACACTGGACAAGGTGCAGATGCCAGTAACTTCTTACAGCAATGCTCTGACCACAAAAGAAAAGCCAAAGCACTAGTGGCTTGCCAGATTGTTCTACCGGACCCAGGTGTTGCAGGCTTTACTGTCATTGACTACTTCTGTCAACTTTTGCAGACTTTTAATTTCAGGAAACTTCAGTGTGACTCTCATGCACCTAACAATCACTTACTTTCTTTAAATCACTCAAATAGTGATCTCAGCAGCATATATACTTCTGACAACACTTCTTATTTTTTCAAGTCCTGCAGCAAGGATACTTTTTCAAAATTCTGGCAGCCATCACTTGAGTTCACTTCCATTGTTTCAAAGCTAACAGATAATGATGATTTTTCAGCGTCAGAACAAAGTAAGGCCTTTGGTACTCTTCAGCAGAACAGAAATTCCATCTCCATTGCAGAGGCCACTGGTTCCAGTAGCTGCCATGATCCCATTCAGGATTCATGGAGCCTTGTTTCATATATGGATAAAAAGAGTACAGCAGAAAAGTTGG GTAGCTATGATGCCTCTGCTGATCTCTTTGATGATATTGCTGAAGAAATGGACATTACAACAGAGATTACCAAAAAATCACAGGAAGTTTTGTTACAACGGGGAACGTGTTTGGCAGAAAGTCATCCTTCAGAGTCTGACTTTTCACTGAGATCACTTTCTGAAGACTTCATCCAGCCTTCACAAAAATTATCCTTGCAAAGCATTTCTGACTCTAGGTGTTCAAGAACATGCTCTCCAACACCTCAATTTCAATCAGATTCAGAATATAATGTTGAAAATAGTCAAGACTTTGTTCCGTGTTCACAGTCAACTCCAATTTCAGGATTCCACCAAACAAGAATTCATGGGATAAACAGAGCTTTTAAAAAACCTGTACTTTATTCAGATCTTGATGCTAACTATGAAAAAATAAGGATTTTCCCGGAAAATGACAAACAGCAAGCCAGCCCAAGCtgtccaaaaaatataaaaacacctAGCCAGAAAATCAGAAGCCCTATTGTATCTGGTATTTCACAACCAGAAGTTTTTAATCCCTATCCTTTTGCTGAGTGCCATGAAACTGATAGTGATGAATGGGTCCCTCCTACCACACGAAAAATATTTCCTTCAGATATGCTTGGATTCCAAGTCATAGGTCTAGGGAAATGCCTTGCTGCCCATCATTTCCCTGATCAAGAGTTaccaagaaagaaactgaaacatATTAGACAAGGAACCAATAAAGGTTtaattaagaagaaattaaagaatatgcTTACAGCAGTTGTTATGAAAGAGAAAACTCCTAAATATAACTGTAAAAGTTCAGGCTGGATTTTCAAATGTCCAGACATTCAAGACTTAGCAGCACCTCAGCTGCACCCTATTCTTGGACCTGATTCTTGTTTAGAATGTTGCCTTCCGTTTTCAGAAAAAGACCCACCTTCAGTGTGTGATACTCATAGTGCTTGGTCACCTGAATTATTTTCACAAAAAGTCACCTGA